One window of Mauremys mutica isolate MM-2020 ecotype Southern chromosome 6, ASM2049712v1, whole genome shotgun sequence genomic DNA carries:
- the LOC123372213 gene encoding perilipin-3-like produces the protein MSIDENKTNAAFLETDQEKQSVVSRVANLPLVSSTYDKVSTTYTATKEDHSLIKSVCGVAEIGAKTIATAAVGGVQPILTTLEPQIAAVNEYACKGLDKLEEKLPILQQPADKVISSTKELVSSTVTGTKDAVVSAVTEAKDVVTGIMGKTKETVQGSMDATRSVMTSSMSAVMESSVGQKVVSSIDTLLGKSEELVDFYLPITDEELVKLATSLEGFEVASVEQQRQPKSYYVRLGSLSTKLRQRAYQHSLGKVKQVGQSTKEALFQLQQTIDLIDYAKEAMGPKLQDGQEKLNQMWQEWSRREIGASEDKDSAKPEVIESQTLAVSRSIIHHLQAICLTLVSSIQGLPANMQDQVQQILSGLEDLHASFSMAASFQDLSSSILSQSREKVAKAQESLNELLEYVVHNIPLTWIVGPFAPAGDSAVDDKVEKD, from the exons AGTGTAGTGAGTAGGGTGGCCAATCTGCCACTGGTCAGCTCTACTTATGACAAGGTTTCTACTACATACACTGCCACTAAAGAAGACCATTCACTCATCAAGTCAGTCTGTGGTGTTGCAGAGATAGGAGCGAAGACAATTGCTACTGCTGCAGTTGGTGGTGTACAACCAATTCTGACCACACTTGAACCTCAGA TTGCTGCAGTAAATGAATATGCCTGCAAAGGACTGGACAAGCTGGAGGAGAAACTGCCAATTCTTCAACAGCCAGCTGATaag GTGATCTCAAGCACCAAGGAGCTAGTATCTTCCACAGTAACAGGCACCAAGGATGCAGTTGTCAGTGCTGTCACAGAAGCAAAGGATGTAGTAACTGGAATAATGGGCAAGACCAAAGAGACTGTGCAGGGTAGTATGGATGCCACCAGATCTGtaatgaccagcagcatgagTGCTGTCATGGAATCCAGTGTGGGGCAGAAGGTTGTGAGCAGCATTGACACGTTGCTGGGGAAATCAGAGGAACTGGTGGACTTCTACCTCCCAATAACAGATGAAGAATTAG TTAAGCTTGCAACGTCTCTGGAGGGGTTTGAAGTGGCCTCTGTAGAGCAGCAGAGACAGCCGAAGAGTTACTATGTGCGTTTGGGTTCCCTTTCAACCAAACTCCGCCAACGAGCCTACCAGCATTCCCTGGGCAAAGTGAAACAAGTTGGACAAAGCACAAAGGAGGCTCTCTTCCAGCTTCAGCAAACCATTGATCTG ATTGACTATGCTAAAGAGGCTATGGGTCCAAAGCTTCAAGATGGCCAAGAGAAGCTGAATCAAATGTGGCAGGAGTGGAGCAGGAGGGAGATAGGAGCAAGTGAGGACAAAGACTCTGCAAAGCCAGAG GTGATTGAGTCCCAGACACTGGCTGTTTCACGTAGCATCATCCATCATTTGCAGGCCATCTGTCTCACCCTAGTATCCAGCATCCAGGGCCTCCCAGCCAATATGCAGGACCAGGTCCAGCAGATTCTAAGCGGCCTAGAAGACCTCCATGCTTCCTTCTCTATGGCTGCTTCCTTCCAGGATCTCTCTAGCAGTATCCTCTCCCAGAGCAGAGAGAAGGTGGCCAAAGCACAGGAGTCTCTGAATGAGCTGCTGGAGTATGTGGTGCACAACATTCCCCTCACATGGATTGTGGGACCCTTTGCTCCAGCTGGAGACTCTGCAGTGGATGATAAAGTGGAGAAGGACTAG